Genomic window (Vigna unguiculata cultivar IT97K-499-35 chromosome 10, ASM411807v1, whole genome shotgun sequence):
TTTTTTTGGTTGCAGAGGCTCAATCAGGTACAACAAGGGCACCAACAATTGATCAAGAATTTGAGCAGTACTTTTCTATGCTTATGCTTTAGCATATATTACTTACAAAGGAGATAAgtgtatatatgtattttttaaatgggtATCTTCTATGTATTGCTTTATGAAGATTTACTGAACTTCTAATTCTGCTGGCTTTGTAACATCATAAGAAGGTAGTGTGAGGCtgcttttttccttttcttatttcTGATCCTCAACCATGGATTATCTGTAAAAGGAGCTTATTTTGTttacttgtttcatttttttaggcttaattacCATTTGTTAATTAGCATGTTACTTTGTCTTAGAGGCACAATTGTTTAACTAATGATCATAGCATGTATTTTTGGAAaactaagttattttataatttaaaataatgttatacaatattttttgttaaatgtcATAACActtatttcattaatataaaataaatactataCGATAATTTAggcaatttttattttgtattttaaaactatttagcAAAATAGTGATATAAATAAATCTcttaatctttatattttatttattccataaataaaataattataacttaatttataaattattgatgaaatgTATGAGTTCAAGAATTTTTGGTGGACCTAGTTAAGAATTCAAATAGATAGTGGAATAGAGAGAAAAATACTTTTACGAGGTTTCTTCTTGTATCTCCAAGATTTCTTTTGCACTCccaaataatttttgaattctAAAAATATTCTTTGATCATTTGATCAAAGTAATGTAGATTTTACTTCCTAAGTTGCTTTCAGATGTCGACACTTCTGGTAAAGGATGTTTCTGGATGTAGACATTCGGTAAAGGTTGTAGACTTCTGAatgtcaaaaaatatatatcgaAAGTCGACATccgataatataaaaatatatatgtttttcaaTATTCGGAAGTCCACAACTTTTATCGGATGTCATCCAGTGATGTCCTGTCTACATTCAAAAGCAACTTTGGAGGTGAGATCTATGTTACTTAGTCAAATGGTCAAAGGATATTTTaggaatttaaaaagtttttgcTGGTGCAAAAGAAATCTTGGAGGTGCAAGGAAGAAATCCCTTACTTTTAAGGCTTTTACTTCTTTCTACAcactaatatttttcttcttacacTCCTCCTTCTAcggaaaacattttcaagaagCTTTTTTAAAGTGTTGGGAGAAATTGCCTACTTTTAAATATGCATAACAATGAAAAGTAAGAATGAACACTTAAACCTAGAAGAAGATTTATGTTGAAAATGACCTAAAAGAATTTATGGATgactttgaaaagagaaaaaaaaacatagcaaAAGATCATTTGGTATGGCTTAGAGTGTTAAGGGTAGTTATTTTCTTTTGCTATTTTCAATATCCATTTTGTTGTAACTAAATCTCTCTTTTTGTTAAACCTTCATATGTTTATATGGCTAGTTATGAATTGGTATGAACTTGATAAGTTCAAATCAATCTAAATGGTCAATTTAGATCAATTCACTAAATGCAAATCAGCCACTCTATTCGAGGATTTGACTTTTGATATCGAGAATCAATTCAATGTAtccaattaaataatatattctttgtagctcattttcataaattcattttttatcacttatattttgacaaaaatatcaaataagaaTTGTATTTTGATTAAGAAACTATATGACAATATATTGTTTGTAGCACCCATATAGTTTAATACGtcgttaaatatgttttgtctTCTAATCTTcattcaatatttaaattagtttttatcggaaattttgatataatttagttctccatttttataaatgcgttgatttaatccttttaaccaaattttgttaattttatttaaaaatttcaaatgtgTTCTATGATAACATTTATTTGACACATCTCCAATTCAGTGTTAATTAAAATGctattataaaacatatatgtaatgtcaaataaattcaaaGGAATAGCTTTGCACATTtcgaaaattgaaaattaaattggttGAAAGTTCAACAAGCATAAACATACGTAAccctttaatataaatatatatatatatatatatatatatatatataatatatatatatatatatatatatagatagatagataaacAATTAACATTAACGGTTACAGAATTAAATTCAAGCAAACGAAATCGTGTCAAAAAATCCTTGAAGTCAAGAtccaaaaacaaatttatttataaaaaataattataagcaACTTCAAACAGGGGTCGCGTAAGTGCAGGGGTTGCCCTTTTGGCTATGGAGGTGGCGCAACGGTAGATGAAGAAACGCGGAGAAAAGATACAAAGTGGGtgcttttatatattataattataaactaaaaaaaaagttaatgtgtACATTTTAACTataagtttaataaaatatataatttaaacatttaaaaaattattttaataaataatacttacataaaaataatttatcattaatatatgaaaacaaaaatgttcTTAGCTATATTTCTCAAAGAAGAAATTATTgctaatactaatattattatatatcaaaagttacttttaaAAGAAAGGAAGCATAACAGTCAAAGAAAATTAGTCTTGAATATAACTACGTATGAATTTAAAAGATTCTCAATTTATATAACTTCCACGGAATGCATTCTCCACAAAGTAGTTTCCTATTACTGTGTTAAAGAGACTTTTCTAATAggatacaaattaattaataatgaagtaaaatttatattaatagcCATTCtgacattttattatatataaagtgaagaaataaaagatcCCAAAtgtattagtattttaaaatgtaaagatatatttcataataactTACTTTGttgcacataaaatattttctgtaGTCATAACATGggagttaattattttttgaaattgaaaatttgttattttattttcatgtttataTGAGTTTTAGattcaaaaattgaaagattTTATAAGAGAACCTCGCAAGATGAAGTatcattagaaaaatattaaaattatttttatcatattaaagTTTTGTAAATTCGCTTCCAATTCTTTCCAATATTTTTTGTCCTTTcaatatttgaaatatgttaCTTTTAGTCTTCTAAGCATTATCTAAAGTACTTTTTTCCCTTTATAAAACCTTTTCTAAACTgtttaaaagaaacaaagtaGTGCTTTTGAAAATTAGTGGACAAAAGACCAAAAAAGTTGAATGGaactaaaactaaatttaacacGATACATAAATTTACCCTTTTTCTAAAGTAATAAGTTACAACTATGATAAAGCAATAGAATTACATTTacacattaaaatattaattgctTCATTCAACTCATGTTTTTTAAGTTAGTAAAATTTTGTTAGGTAAAGTGTCAgttaattatcataaatattaacatatctCATTTTtagtataacaaaaaaatatattacagtaataatacaaaatttttaattttattcaatgttGATAATGAAGATAAGTTTTTAACAATTATCAAATATAttccttaaagaaaaaaaagaatagtattaacatataattaactTTAACAAAACCATTCTACCATTCGTTTTTTATTAAAGATCACGTCTTCAATTACTTCAAatagaacaaataaaatatgtcaATATTTATtctactaaattaattatttatctattttggtaataaaaatagtttaatctGTTTTTACATTAATAGTTTCAATCTTTTACCTTTTGTTTCTCTTTGGGttgaattaattattgttttcctTGATGGGGACAAGAAGTTATggtttaagattaaaatattaatttgctAAACAACTTTGGCACGTAGGTTTTTATTAACTGTGCACTTTAAACATATGTTAAGTCTTTGTATGAGTCAAACCCACTTTACTTCGAagttagttttatataaaaaatatagagcATGACAATAATGTGGAATTTGACCATTTCACAGCTTTGCTTTATGATTGCTATCATTCAATTGCCTCACAGTTCACGTGAAATGTAAAATATTCACCATTCACACTTTATTTAATTGGGTTCAACAaccataatttatttcaaacatGTATTATATAGTATAAATAATTGAGTTTTACCACCTTTCCTTATCtcccaaattaaaaaaattatataataaagtttAGACTCATGAGTTTTTCGAGAAAATTATTAGATAGACTTGTGTGTCATTAGACATTaacttaatttatatgtaaaaaactACCTTCATTTTCGATCTAAAatctaaaaacaaaaagttatGAGTTTTCATTCGTTTACGGTGTCaaactttatcttttttttttagactTAAACTCACTTAAATTTTTCAATTAGAattaataagttatttttttataatcttataagggttaaatatgttttagtccttaaattttgatatgaaattagaattcatctttattccaaattttgatatagtttggtacccaaattttaaaaatggatatATGTAGTCCTCGTGACTTAACTgcgttaaattttattaacgtGTTGAACAATATTTTGgatgtttgaattgtttacattatTTGACATGTCTCAATTCAAATGTTAACCTAGAACACCGTTTGGCAcgtaacaaaattaatataattgaattgaaatgcatatatttattaacttttaaaatttagaagcaaaatttttcaaaatttgggaTAAAGtcgaatttcaatttcaagtCCAAATTTAACGACTATATTAATTCCTAGTATTGAGAAAACCAAACTTTTTGCTATTGTGGATCAAACTTGGAATGGTAATAATTGACGCTTGCTTAATTCTATACAAAATGTTTCTGAAATTGaagattttacaaaattttagtatttcttACCAATAAAATAGTCTTAGCTCGGTTTTGGAAGAATGTGAGATTCTAAGTCAAGAAGCTACACTGTCTCTTGTCAATctcatacattttttttgttccttGGGATGATTTGATTTGGAATAAAGTTATTTCTCCAATTAAAACTTTAGTTTTGTGGAAACTTTTACACGATAGATTGTCCACTCATATtgattttcaagaaaaaaagaaccACTCTTTGTTTTATGTGTAATATTTGTGCTAATTGAGATAAGACTCTTAGAACACATTTTCTTCGAATGTTCTTTGGTCACTAAATTGTGAGTATGACTACAATTTGTGGAAATGAAGTTTGAGAGGTAGATAGTGGAAGTGCATTCAAATATGtggaaaaatgtattttaaagttTCACACATTTATGGAGAAGAGAATAAATGTGTGGATACCTAATTTTGGGATTggaaataaacaattttttttacttggtTTAATGTTTTGTCTCATTTATTTAGTTTAGATTTACTTGGTTGTTTTGTTCTTTGGAAGtattagttgatttttgtaCGAGTTCGGTTTGATATCTCCTTTCTATGACATTTGCATACCtgagtatttttattttcaattttatcttagttaaatgttttttatttgatatatatatattttaattaattaaatgtctTTTGTTAAGTTCATAATTATAGTGTTACTATGGTGATACTTGTTGTGATACTTGATATTCATAACGTATATTGACTCCATTAAGAGATTAATTTTATCAAAgaacatatattaatttagttaataatatatttgtttatgggCAAGttaataacatattattatttagtatttGAGGAAGTTTTTTCTTGccctttttaaaataaaataaagaatattcaaaataataaaatgaaattaaaaaagtgatgaaaaaaaaaactactaaacttaaaatttaataatttcctTGGATggaactttttctttttcacaatgtttgatatcttattttataccaattttattgtttattttgcCACACCCTCTTTAACAATAATCATAATGTAAGAAAGGGAAATTATGATCTAAATCTTGAGGAAATTTTGGTGAATGAGGAAGACAATTAGTTATAGATGCTTAACATAGTAAGGCCAAAAAGAAGCACTTattttaatgactaatttattGCAATCTTACAAAGCATCTACATCAACTACAACTACTACATCTCAAGTTGGGGAATTCccatttctttctctcttttgttttttttttttttttttctttggttggTGGTGGGATTTCAATTGATTAAATGAACAATATTGAAGGAAAAGGGACATAATTTGATggacatattaatattattaataataataatattattatttataataataataaatctcaAGCTGTGACAGATGTTTCCACAGCTAGTTTTCCAGGGTATGCAACTTCTGATTTGATATCAGTTTCCCATAGTTCTGGCACAGCTTCCTTAAGGTTGTGAATGCTTTCCAAAGCATAATCTGCACCTTTGCATCTCTGTGATGTACCAACCTGTATATGTAGCAATCAATGAGTATCTATAGAATCAAATTATGCAGAGTTTATCTACACTGAAATGCAACCAATAATAGCTTCTGGAAGCAACTCAGTTTCTGCTACATGACAAATTTCGAATGACTTACCAGCACAGTGTGAAGCCCCACACGTTTTCCAGCTTGTATGTTACGGGTACTGTCCTCAAAGAACAACTGATATAAGAACACAACAAACAAAGATTAAGCCAAGCAGCAAAGAACAACATTTTAAGTCTCTCTACTTACTTTGTTTAGTTTATTAAACCAGAAAGAATAAACTGTCCTTAATTGACTGAGGTGACAAAGGTTAATCTGATGTGACATTTTTCACAATTTATTATGTGTTCTAAGTGGAATAAATTGATGTCATAAACCACAAGAAGACCAAGACCAGGAATAAgacgaatttggattctctattAGGTTTTCTGATCTGTTTATCtgttgtgtttttaaaatatatggatGGATActcattttgatgttttaaaatatattaaaaagatttttaaaataccaaTATAATATCAGTGTATTGTTAATGTTCATAAGACAATACAAAGAAAAACCAGGTAGAGAATCTGGACAGGACCAAGATCAAGACCATTTTATTGATTAAGTTAAAAccttttaaaagtatattttagcTTGAGATCATGAAGGTTAAAGGGTGAATTTCTTACTGTTCTTTGAGGTTTGAGGTTGGCTATGTTGAGGGCCAATTCAATGGCATTTTCTGATGGTTTGCAGATAATTGGTGTCTTTGGCAAGACTGAAGAGGGGTTGGGCTTGGCAAAATGTTCTATGATGTCAAAGATTTGAGAAGTGGCTGGAGCATTACTACTAGTGGTTGGATTGGTTGACCTTGAACCAATAAACTCAATGTCATCTTCATCATCAGAAACAGTGCTCTTGTGGATTGGATTAAGGGTCTCAAAGCATATGATTCCTTCAAAGCAGCCTTCTAATCCAAGCCTGTTAAGGGCCTTAGCAGCATGTACTTTGTCTGCATTTGTGAAGATCTATTCACAAAAACAAGAGAAGCAATAAATGTCACATTAGATATTATGCATGCACCATTCTGTATGACCTATTTCACTGCTTCAATATTGGTCATAGAACAACTTACAAGTTTCCTATAGGGTAGGCTCAGCAAGAGGTTCCTCAGAACTGGGTCTGGTTTTAGGTTCTCATAAGGTAATCTCCCATGAACAAAACTGCAAGCAGTGATTAAGAAACCAATGTCACaccatttcaaaataaacacaagTTTTGAAAGAAAAGACACTTTTTTATGAGCTTGAAAGTGATGGGGGTAAGAGAAAAAGGGTAAGTTACCTATGATATTCATCATAGTCAAAGTCATATCCAATTGCCtgaatagaaaatgaaacaaaaacaattatGGGGTGTCTAGTGTTTCAAGAGTTTAATAATGGAAACAAACCAATAATGATGAGGAAACATACCCTTAGACCAGCCATAGTTGTTCCATAGTTTTTGTAAAGGAGGTTGGACAAGTCATCAATTTTGCTTGGGTGTATGCCAAGCTTCTCAACCATGTAGTCTGTGATCAATGATACACCACTGATGTGAGTACAAATTGCAGAGTTATTTCTGAGAATGCTGTGACATAATAAGCATATGGCACAGTGGCTtacctttaatatttttgagaCATGCTTCTGCAAGACCAGATTTGAGGGGATACAAAGTATCATCTAAATCTGCAGAAGAATCTCATAGTTATAACACAGCACACATGAATAAGGAGATTAAATTTGGTATGTTAAAGTTGTTCTGATAGCAACACAAGGCTCACCAAAAAGAAGGCAATCATATTTTGGTCTCTGAGCCTGGTGTCTGAAACGGTCTTCAAACTCCATTTCAAAGCCTTAAACATAGAACAGAAAAAAAAGTGTGTAAGTTCCATGAAAACTTTATTTgaaccaatcaaaatttatagCACAATTAATTTTGATTCTCATGGCTTTATGGAACCACAAATAGGTGCTTTTTTTACTCTGATTAGCATCAAAAGTGGTTAAAGTGTCCATAAGGGGAGACAAATAAGGGCCAATCCAAACCATTTAGGATAAGGCTTTGTGAAGTTTCTGAGTGGACAATCCACAACCAGTGGAATGGATTGAATTAACAAAAAAAGCAGTGAAACTGTGCCAACTTAAAGAAAACTTgctttaaattataaaacttaaaagcAACACAAGAAATGGACTTGTGTGAAAGGGAACACACCCATCAAAAAAACCTTGGAACAGAGTTCATGTGACAGAGCAAAGCACTTCCAAAAGTGAATAAACTTTTGAAAGCATAAAATCTGCTCATTCAACAAACTTCCATGATCCAGCTGAAAAGACATCTCTTTACAGCAATGcatattttgtaaaatcaccacataaatttcaaaataacagATTTAATTTAAGGTTGTTCTTTGTTCCAAAATCCGGTTCCATGCTGGTAAATTTCAGGGCCAAACATCAAAATCATGATCATGGTACTAACGAAGACATGGGTGAATGAAAATCAAAAGGGTAATAATGATTGAGGGCAATggtgcagaaaaaaaaaaaaaccaaaataaaatgcTTTGCATGAAAGAAAAGGTGAAGCCTTTAGCTTACCAAAGAGGGTATAATGAATGATgggaaatgaaaaagaagaagaagaagaatcaaAGTTTGAAGAGAATGCAAAGTTGTTGAAGGAAGCAAGAGGGAGAAGGGggagaaagaagagagggaaGAGTTGGTTTATATAGAGAAGGGTTGCTTCTGTGGCAGGGTGTGTGAATAAAATAGTGCATTATTTCTCAACAATTAcgtttaatattgaaattagaTGACCAATGGAACATGtacaatgaatattaaaattttcagttCTCCAAGAAAGTGACAACTAATATAATTGGTTAAggttttttccttctttttatttggtgTTTTGTTTTTGACTGAATTTAAGAACCAAAATCTGATTTTTCCTTTAACTTTGCTTCTGCATTACCAATTAATAAAGCACAAAAGGGGAATGTGCCAGCTGCATCACCACCAAATAGAGGTGGAGGCTCATGCTAGTTGTCACCTTAGATAACAAACAACACTCTTCTTTCCCATTTTTTTGGTACAAAATCATTTACCTTCATTTTCCTAGCTAATCATATGCACATTTTAAACAtgatttatatacaaattaactactctgttttttttttttattatagctTCTCCATAAACCAAatacctatatttttttaatgtttataaatcAATAACACATTTTCATTATAACGAGAAATAATGTTTTGATATTCTATCATTCATTCGAAAATCCACTTTTAAAGACATAAtaataagttaaatatattttctaatcacaaaattaatataagaaaCTGTGTTTCTTTTCTAAACTAAATTATACGTATTTAATCCATGTAATGTGACGAGAAGAATGTTTTACACGAATAGAAAAACGAAATATTGCATAGTAATTTAAGATCGAGAAACATATTAAAccatacaataattaaaaagaaaataacttgTATTTGTAGAAAGGGTAAAAgacctataaaaaaaatattaacataaaatgcatataaaaatttatgaaatgtcAAAATATTAATCCATCCCTGATAAATAATATTCTCTTCTCTAATTATATTGAGGAGATTATAATCTCGTCTTTATTAATAACTTCCActtgataattaatttaattgtagtTTAGACACTTGAGTTGTCATGTTATAGTTTTATCATGTCTAAACTTTTCTTGTTCACATATCAATacagaaatttaaaattcacaaaCTACTCTCTCATTTTAAACGTTTACCAAATGAGTAATTTATATGGAGAAATTAACAAAATTGTCGATACCTTTCTTGAATAGAGAGTGGAAAATAGTAACCCTTGTTCTTCTTATTGCATCAAGTGATCCAAATCCCATTAATTTagttccaaaattttaaatttagactATTGCGATTGAAAAAATTGTgaattttcacataaaaaaatgcaaataccAATGATgtcattataaataataatagtgattGCGATACAGGTGTAAAGATTTTGAAAGTTTTAATAATGCTCTCCTAATTATGGTGAGACAATGATGTTTAAAATGTTGCCTAAGTCATCACTTTTGCTCTTCTTTTTAGCTTCTTTTTTGCTTCCCACAATGACCAAGtcctaatattttttcattcaaaacctcattaatgcaaaaattaattttatttttgtgagaCTTCATATCTTTTGCTTAAAATCCATCAAAAGACTCCAAGTAACGAAATTTTGAGCTTGTcataataatatgtttaaatttattacaattttaaagtCTAATCTTCATAAAAGCTATTAAAATTCCTTTTTTCCTACAACATTCTTAAATGATTCCTCACTctacttttaaaagaaaaacgtCAAAAGCAATAAATTTAAGgacaaaaaaattttggaaggAAGACTAACCTAATCCTACTCTTGTCCCTAAAAAATTGAGCCACCCCACCTTGATGGAATGTTCATGAATCatgaatttatatttgaattttttttttaaagtgaaaaattttTGATATTGATGAATCATCACCAACTTTATACATGatcaatatttacttttaatacaaaatttgtgtacttatatttaatttatttcactCAACCCaactatgttttatttttctcaatttagcattatttaaaactaataagTTTCCCAATCTTGCTTATTGTACCTCTCTTGTACACAAGTTCTTAATATAATAGAACATTTCTGAAAGAAGGGACACGTGGATTTGTTGGAAAACAATCAAGACACCTAGCCCATGGTATTGAGTTGTCCCACAAATATCATCCCACCTTGTTCATGCAtcatatctttttttctttttcatttatccATTTACAtgtacttaaaatttaatagttatgcATAGTTAGTGTAAATTTTATATGATCTTTagataattattataagaaaatgtaaTTTTGTCTATGGGTTTATATTTCATTGTATAAAAAAGTTCAAACTAAACAAAAGAAACTTAATTATAATGACTTTTACTTGTATATTCCATAGGGTCGTTCAAAAGtgtttttttgataaaaaaaaaaattagtttttacttGTGTAtagaattaattttaacttactaaaacactttcatttcttttatttttttggtgcAAGTcgtgaatataattatttataaattctcCATGTGTAATTTTCCTAAGAAAATTTGACAATCTCAAAAGTGATATGAGGATAACTTAGCCGCATGAATTTCaaggaggaaaaggaaaatgttgGTACTATTGTGCCCACACTAAAATCAACGTAAGCTGTGCTTGAAGTTCCTTTTTATAATGCttttcaacttttgtttttgtGGGTTACAAGTGCTTTTCAAGTCCACCATATATAAAGGAAGGAAAAGAGAACGCAAAAAAATGTTGCACTTCTCATCAACTTCTGTCCACAAATTCCTTGGCTTA
Coding sequences:
- the LOC114165088 gene encoding uncharacterized protein LOC114165088 isoform X1, whose protein sequence is MHCCKEMSFQLDHGSLLNEQILCFQKFIHFWKCFALSHELCSKVFLMGFEMEFEDRFRHQAQRPKYDCLLFDLDDTLYPLKSGLAEACLKNIKDYMVEKLGIHPSKIDDLSNLLYKNYGTTMAGLRAIGYDFDYDEYHSFVHGRLPYENLKPDPVLRNLLLSLPYRKLIFTNADKVHAAKALNRLGLEGCFEGIICFETLNPIHKSTVSDDEDDIEFIGSRSTNPTTSSNAPATSQIFDIIEHFAKPNPSSVLPKTPIICKPSENAIELALNIANLKPQRTLFFEDSTRNIQAGKRVGLHTVLVGTSQRCKGADYALESIHNLKEAVPELWETDIKSEVAYPGKLAVETSVTA
- the LOC114165088 gene encoding uncharacterized protein LOC114165088 isoform X2; the protein is MEFEDRFRHQAQRPKYDCLLFDLDDTLYPLKSGLAEACLKNIKDYMVEKLGIHPSKIDDLSNLLYKNYGTTMAGLRAIGYDFDYDEYHSFVHGRLPYENLKPDPVLRNLLLSLPYRKLIFTNADKVHAAKALNRLGLEGCFEGIICFETLNPIHKSTVSDDEDDIEFIGSRSTNPTTSSNAPATSQIFDIIEHFAKPNPSSVLPKTPIICKPSENAIELALNIANLKPQRTLFFEDSTRNIQAGKRVGLHTVLVGTSQRCKGADYALESIHNLKEAVPELWETDIKSEVAYPGKLAVETSVTA